One genomic segment of Bacteroidota bacterium includes these proteins:
- a CDS encoding riboflavin synthase: MFTGIIEATGIVTDLNKEENNLHITIRSSISTTFKIDQSVSHNGVCLTVVKVTDTTHVVTAIEETLIKSNLGFLQIGSNINLERSMQLGERLDGHIVQGHVDTTAVLKNSISQQGSWLLTFEIDIAFRNFIVEKGSITLNGVSLTLLNVGETNFSVAIIPYTWEHTNLSQIKIGESVNVEFDILAKYFVRMFGNYNNLN; the protein is encoded by the coding sequence ATGTTTACAGGAATTATTGAGGCAACAGGCATCGTTACAGATTTGAATAAAGAAGAAAATAATCTGCACATCACTATTCGATCATCTATTTCCACTACGTTTAAAATTGATCAATCCGTTTCGCATAATGGTGTTTGCCTCACTGTTGTAAAAGTTACAGATACTACACATGTAGTTACAGCAATTGAAGAAACATTAATTAAATCCAACTTAGGTTTTCTGCAAATAGGAAGTAATATAAATTTAGAACGATCTATGCAATTAGGCGAACGTTTGGATGGGCATATTGTGCAAGGTCATGTGGACACAACTGCGGTATTAAAAAATAGTATTTCACAGCAGGGGAGTTGGCTATTAACTTTTGAAATTGATATTGCATTTCGAAATTTTATTGTTGAAAAAGGATCAATAACATTAAATGGAGTGAGCCTTACTTTATTAAATGTGGGCGAAACAAATTTTTCTGTTGCTATAATTCCTTATACATGGGAGCATACAAATTTATCGCAAATTAAAATTGGAGAAAGTGTAAATGTGGAATTCGATATTCTTGCAAAATATTTTGTAAGAATGTTTGGAAACTATAACAATCTCAATTAA
- a CDS encoding gliding motility-associated C-terminal domain-containing protein yields MKNNMQHSALKILFTLITLVFIPITLLATHNRAGEITYIYQGDLTFDFTITTYTDPNSPADRNELIIYYGDGVFDTVIRSSILVLTSSIQQNKYTRSHQYAAEGSYTIYMQDPNRVDGINNIEGSVNVPFYLETILTMPDALLFGNNSSVQLTNYPIDYANVGETFTHNPGAYDPDGDALRFSLIVPRQAPGINVPGYQYPDEYTDCDDTFTIDSLTGDVVWEVPCVPGIFVIAILIEEFRDGIFVGSVSRDMQIEVLDNPNHAPFIEMIADTCVFAGEDLIKLITANDPDIGQKLTLTATGGPFTVDISPATFISTPTINSVNGTFQWETECEHVRKEFYQVIFKVQDDYKLGVTPQPLTYQRSWIIYVVGPPPLNLTAEPQGNKIQLQWDSLYQCYNSDNFIGFTVWRKTACDTSEFDICQRGLEGTDYELLDSVYVNHSYTDFDVVHGQIYSYRILAEFAENSDIVPTFYYNRVSSNPSNGACAELKRDLPIINHVSVNTTDVENGSMYLQWYNPDAIDLDTIQNPGPYQYVIKRYEGFDASGSETEIATFDYPFFTSITDTSFVDTFLNTVFNPYTYTIDFITSEGLLGTSTSASSIYLTSAPADNKVILSWNFNVPWTNFKYDVYKEIPIGSGNFDSIATVETAAYTDMNLANGVEQCYRIKGFGNYTAESLPADTLINYSQIKCETPIDNELPCAPVLTVTNICDTDDPSFDPADLRNDLSWTNPNLSCADDVIGYYIYYATTQSATFAFLDSVQGAENIEYSHKNLESLAGCYAVVAIDSFYNESVLSNKVCVDNCSDYILPNVFTPNGDGANDLYTPVLPYRFIDHVNMQIFNRWGALVFESTDPILNWDGTDINSGKDLEEGTYYYVCDVYEITVNGVSKLEKPLSGYIHLIRADK; encoded by the coding sequence AGACCCCAATTCTCCAGCAGACCGAAATGAACTTATCATCTATTATGGGGATGGCGTTTTTGATACTGTAATCCGTTCCTCAATATTAGTTCTTACATCCTCAATTCAACAAAATAAATATACCCGTTCACATCAATACGCCGCTGAAGGTTCTTATACTATTTATATGCAAGATCCCAATAGGGTAGATGGTATTAACAATATTGAAGGTTCTGTAAACGTGCCTTTTTATTTAGAAACCATTTTGACAATGCCGGATGCTTTATTATTTGGCAATAATAGTTCTGTTCAGCTTACCAATTACCCGATAGACTATGCAAATGTGGGTGAAACTTTTACCCATAATCCGGGAGCCTATGACCCCGATGGAGATGCATTGCGTTTTTCATTAATTGTTCCCCGACAGGCACCGGGCATTAATGTACCCGGATATCAATACCCAGATGAATATACCGATTGTGATGATACATTTACAATAGATTCGCTTACCGGCGATGTAGTTTGGGAAGTGCCTTGTGTCCCCGGAATTTTTGTTATCGCAATATTGATTGAGGAATTTCGTGATGGCATTTTTGTGGGTTCAGTCAGTAGAGATATGCAAATTGAAGTGTTGGACAATCCGAATCATGCGCCATTTATTGAGATGATTGCAGATACCTGCGTTTTTGCCGGCGAAGATTTGATTAAACTGATTACCGCAAATGATCCGGATATAGGTCAAAAGCTTACACTTACTGCCACAGGTGGTCCTTTTACTGTTGATATAAGTCCGGCAACTTTTATTTCAACACCTACCATAAATTCAGTGAATGGAACTTTCCAATGGGAAACAGAATGTGAACATGTGCGTAAAGAATTTTATCAGGTAATATTTAAAGTTCAAGATGATTATAAACTTGGGGTAACACCACAACCGCTTACTTATCAACGATCATGGATAATTTATGTGGTAGGTCCGCCACCATTAAATCTTACTGCCGAACCTCAGGGTAATAAAATTCAATTGCAATGGGATAGTTTATATCAATGTTATAACAGCGATAATTTTATTGGCTTTACTGTTTGGAGAAAAACAGCATGCGATACTTCTGAATTTGATATTTGTCAGCGTGGATTAGAAGGCACTGACTATGAATTGTTGGATAGTGTATATGTCAATCATAGTTACACAGATTTTGATGTTGTGCATGGTCAGATTTATAGTTATCGAATTTTAGCTGAATTTGCAGAGAACAGTGATATTGTTCCAACATTTTATTACAACAGAGTTTCCAGTAATCCTTCCAATGGTGCTTGTGCAGAATTGAAAAGAGATTTGCCAATTATCAATCATGTGAGTGTAAATACAACCGACGTTGAGAATGGCTCTATGTATTTGCAATGGTATAATCCCGATGCAATTGATTTAGATACAATTCAAAATCCCGGACCTTATCAATATGTGATTAAACGCTATGAAGGTTTTGATGCGAGTGGTTCTGAAACAGAAATTGCTACTTTCGATTATCCATTTTTTACTTCTATTACTGATACTTCTTTTGTAGATACTTTTTTAAATACTGTATTTAATCCTTACACATATACAATTGATTTCATAACAAGTGAAGGTTTATTGGGGACATCTACAAGTGCATCTTCTATTTATTTAACATCAGCTCCTGCGGATAATAAAGTGATTTTATCCTGGAATTTTAATGTGCCGTGGACGAATTTTAAATATGATGTTTATAAAGAAATACCTATCGGTTCTGGAAATTTTGATTCCATTGCAACGGTAGAAACCGCCGCATATACCGATATGAATTTAGCGAATGGTGTAGAGCAATGTTACCGCATTAAAGGATTTGGAAATTACACTGCGGAATCTTTACCTGCGGATACATTAATTAATTATTCGCAAATAAAATGTGAAACTCCTATTGATAATGAATTGCCTTGTGCACCTGTATTAACTGTTACAAATATTTGTGATACCGATGATCCAAGTTTTGATCCTGCTGATTTGCGCAATGATCTCTCATGGACTAATCCGAATTTATCTTGTGCCGATGATGTGATTGGTTATTACATTTATTATGCGACTACTCAAAGTGCAACATTCGCATTTTTAGATAGTGTGCAAGGTGCAGAAAATATTGAATACTCGCATAAAAATTTGGAGTCTCTTGCAGGTTGTTATGCTGTAGTTGCTATTGATTCATTTTATAATGAAAGTGTATTGAGCAACAAAGTTTGCGTGGACAATTGTTCTGATTATATATTGCCAAATGTATTTACTCCTAACGGTGATGGCGCCAATGATTTATATACGCCTGTATTGCCTTATCGTTTTATTGATCATGTGAATATGCAAATTTTTAATCGCTGGGGTGCTCTTGTTTTTGAATCAACAGATCCAATTCTCAATTGGGATGGAACAGATATTAATTCAGGAAAAGATTTGGAGGAGGGTACTTATTATTATGTGTGCGATGTCTATGAAATTACAGTGAATGGCGTAAGTAAACTTGAGAAACCATTAAGCGGGTATATTCATCTTATTCGTGCTGATAAATAA